In Meiothermus ruber DSM 1279, the following proteins share a genomic window:
- a CDS encoding nucleotide exchange factor GrpE, with translation MENNEPVVETPEAQNDLPEVERLKGEVEFLKAELEASKNKFLRLYADFENYKKRMVQELEAAQRNGKFDAVRALLGTLDDLERALGFASVKPEDLIPGVRSVLENFTRSLKSLGVEAVPGVGAEFDPRYHEAIGAVEGEEGKVMHVYQQGFKYGDLLVRPARVVVGSGAKPEEAEGPKPSAESN, from the coding sequence ATGGAGAATAACGAACCGGTGGTTGAGACCCCAGAGGCCCAGAACGATCTGCCTGAAGTGGAGCGCCTCAAGGGTGAGGTGGAGTTTTTGAAAGCGGAGCTCGAGGCCTCCAAAAACAAATTCCTGCGCCTGTACGCCGACTTTGAAAACTACAAAAAGCGCATGGTGCAGGAGCTCGAGGCCGCCCAGCGCAACGGCAAATTCGATGCGGTGCGGGCCCTGCTGGGCACCCTGGACGACCTCGAGCGGGCGTTGGGCTTTGCCAGCGTGAAGCCCGAAGATCTGATTCCGGGCGTTAGAAGCGTGCTGGAAAACTTCACCCGCAGCCTCAAGAGCCTGGGGGTAGAGGCCGTGCCGGGGGTGGGGGCCGAGTTCGACCCGCGCTACCACGAGGCCATCGGGGCCGTGGAGGGCGAGGAGGGCAAGGTCATGCACGTCTACCAGCAGGGCTTCAAGTACGGCGACCTGCTGGTGCGGCCGGCGCGGGTGGTGGTTGGCAGCGGCGCTAAACCGGAAGAGGCCGAAGGCCCAAAACCGAGCGCCGAGAGCAACTAG
- a CDS encoding DnaJ C-terminal domain-containing protein, with amino-acid sequence MAYKDYYKILGVPKNASEDEIKKAFKKLARKYHPDVNKEPGAEEKFKEINEAYTVLSDPEKRRYYDTYGAAAGSAGWQGPPPGPGGFGGFTGNVGDFSDFFQQLFGGRGGFGGLGDLFEQTPGRGARRVAGDLEAELPLSLEEAYRGGEKTISVGAERLTVRIPPGVREGQKIRLAGKGRAGGDLYLHVKLQSRPEMRLEGDDIYTVVEVPAPIAVVGGKVRVQTLDGPVEITIPRRTQAGRKLRLAGKGWPRKDKSRGDQYAEVRVTIPTNPSPEEERLYAQLAELIKVQ; translated from the coding sequence ATGGCCTACAAGGACTACTACAAAATTCTTGGGGTTCCTAAGAACGCCAGCGAAGATGAAATCAAAAAGGCCTTCAAGAAGCTGGCCCGTAAGTACCACCCGGACGTGAACAAAGAGCCGGGGGCCGAGGAGAAATTCAAAGAGATTAACGAGGCCTACACGGTGCTGTCCGACCCGGAAAAGCGCCGCTACTACGATACCTACGGTGCGGCTGCGGGCAGCGCGGGCTGGCAGGGCCCCCCGCCGGGGCCGGGTGGTTTTGGGGGTTTTACCGGCAATGTGGGCGATTTCTCCGACTTTTTCCAACAGCTTTTTGGCGGCCGGGGTGGTTTTGGCGGCCTGGGTGACCTGTTCGAGCAGACCCCAGGCCGGGGTGCGCGCCGGGTGGCGGGCGACCTCGAGGCCGAGCTTCCCCTGAGCCTCGAGGAGGCCTACCGCGGCGGAGAAAAAACCATCTCCGTTGGCGCCGAGCGCCTTACGGTGCGCATCCCACCAGGGGTGCGCGAGGGCCAGAAGATCCGCCTGGCCGGCAAGGGGCGCGCCGGGGGCGACCTGTACCTGCACGTCAAGCTGCAGTCCCGGCCGGAGATGCGCCTGGAAGGCGATGACATTTACACCGTGGTGGAAGTACCGGCCCCCATTGCGGTGGTGGGGGGCAAGGTGCGGGTGCAAACCCTCGACGGCCCGGTGGAAATCACCATTCCCAGGCGAACCCAGGCCGGACGCAAGCTGCGCCTGGCCGGGAAGGGCTGGCCCCGCAAAGACAAAAGCCGGGGCGACCAGTACGCCGAGGTGCGGGTGACCATCCCCACCAACCCCAGCCCCGAGGAAGAGCGCCTGTATGCCCAACTGGCCGAGCTGATCAAGGTTCAGTAA
- a CDS encoding DUF4256 domain-containing protein, producing MTPQQRDDLLRLLKNRFEQHPHRHPGLRWADLEARLLAQPDKLASLLEMENTGGEPDVVGRDPQTGTFIFFDCAPESPKGRRSLCYDQAARLARKQNRPASSALEMAAAMGIELLTEEQYQALQQLGRFDTKTSSWLKTPEAIRKLGGAIFGDRRYDRVFIYHNGADSYYAARGFRGCLRV from the coding sequence ATGACCCCCCAACAGCGCGACGACTTGCTCAGGCTGCTCAAAAACCGCTTCGAGCAACACCCGCACCGCCACCCAGGGCTGCGCTGGGCCGACCTCGAGGCCCGCCTCCTGGCCCAGCCCGATAAGCTGGCCTCGCTTCTGGAAATGGAAAACACCGGCGGTGAGCCGGACGTGGTGGGCCGCGACCCACAGACCGGCACCTTTATTTTTTTCGACTGCGCCCCCGAAAGCCCCAAAGGCCGCCGCAGCCTCTGCTACGACCAGGCTGCCCGTCTGGCTAGAAAGCAGAACAGGCCTGCCAGCTCAGCCCTGGAGATGGCCGCGGCCATGGGCATCGAGCTTTTGACCGAGGAGCAGTACCAGGCCCTGCAGCAACTGGGCCGGTTTGACACCAAGACCTCGAGCTGGCTCAAAACCCCCGAGGCCATTCGCAAGCTGGGTGGGGCCATCTTTGGCGACCGGCGCTACGACCGCGTGTTCATTTACCACAACGGGGCCGATTCCTACTACGCGGCTCGAGGGTTTCGTGGCTGCTTGAGGGTTTAA